A single genomic interval of Salinarchaeum sp. IM2453 harbors:
- a CDS encoding ATP-binding protein, with amino-acid sequence MTKNRSQRLTFGETEEIGTSDNPAKIYPLLADEGNKRLLINWIEGHTEYSVISSDVELSKADFDLCILDVEAFQAYADELERQKKECEPIQLPYLLLLSEKDRKLLESDRRNLIDNVVWRNVDEIIELPLGQAELYWRVESLLRIRAQSIELADREGRYRSIVQDVLNSVDIGLVLFDSEDRVAWGNDATESMFKFETEEILDLSADALFDEYIQPVVSGPKQFEDRYVTTFALDESVGVPDFQIKDKSDRWFTGRSDPITVGALAGGRIHQYWEVTRQKESKQQLSIVDRVLRHNLRNELTVIRGRAEEIQTAVSGDPSTQAQQIIEDCNSLLDTAEKSRNITNILSVDSTPVQISVGPIISDAVDKIGERYPNAEINTKLNSPGVVHALPELQDAIEELLVNAIVHAGEDTPKLSVTVEKNKNTTEITVEDNGPGLPAMDQTVLQSGEEVDDLYHGSGLGMWLVHLIVRRSRGTVTVTTPDESGTTITISLPRDPDTDARF; translated from the coding sequence ATGACAAAAAATCGTTCTCAAAGACTGACTTTCGGAGAGACAGAAGAAATCGGGACGTCCGATAACCCCGCCAAGATATATCCACTACTCGCTGATGAGGGTAACAAGCGATTGCTGATCAATTGGATTGAAGGACACACTGAATACTCAGTCATTTCTTCAGATGTCGAACTTTCGAAAGCTGATTTTGACCTCTGTATACTTGATGTAGAGGCATTTCAGGCATATGCTGACGAGCTTGAGAGACAAAAAAAAGAATGTGAACCAATCCAATTACCGTACTTACTTTTGCTTTCAGAGAAGGATAGGAAGTTACTAGAAAGCGACCGTCGTAACCTTATTGATAACGTTGTCTGGCGGAATGTAGATGAGATTATCGAGCTTCCTCTTGGACAGGCTGAGTTGTATTGGCGGGTCGAATCACTGCTTCGAATTCGAGCTCAGTCAATTGAACTTGCGGATAGAGAGGGTCGATATCGATCTATCGTGCAAGATGTGCTCAACAGTGTAGATATTGGATTGGTTTTGTTTGATTCAGAAGATCGGGTTGCGTGGGGCAACGACGCCACCGAGTCAATGTTCAAATTTGAGACAGAGGAAATTCTTGACCTATCGGCAGATGCATTATTTGATGAATATATACAACCTGTTGTCTCAGGACCAAAGCAATTTGAGGATCGGTACGTAACTACATTTGCACTCGATGAATCAGTTGGCGTTCCAGATTTCCAAATAAAGGACAAATCTGATCGATGGTTTACTGGACGTAGTGATCCGATTACTGTCGGGGCATTAGCCGGAGGACGTATACACCAGTACTGGGAAGTGACTCGACAGAAGGAAAGCAAGCAACAGTTATCGATTGTTGACCGTGTGCTGAGACATAACCTTAGAAATGAGCTTACCGTCATTCGGGGACGTGCTGAAGAGATTCAAACAGCCGTATCTGGTGACCCCAGCACACAGGCACAGCAAATCATTGAGGACTGTAACTCATTACTTGATACAGCCGAAAAATCGAGAAATATCACAAATATTCTCTCTGTGGACAGTACTCCGGTTCAAATCTCGGTTGGGCCGATAATATCAGATGCCGTGGATAAAATAGGAGAGCGGTACCCCAATGCTGAAATCAATACTAAACTAAATTCTCCAGGAGTTGTGCATGCTCTTCCAGAGCTACAAGATGCAATTGAAGAACTCCTTGTGAATGCGATTGTGCACGCTGGAGAAGACACACCTAAACTGAGTGTTACTGTAGAAAAGAACAAAAACACTACAGAAATTACAGTCGAAGATAATGGCCCTGGACTGCCTGCGATGGATCAAACAGTCCTACAAAGTGGCGAAGAAGTCGACGACCTGTATCACGGTAGTGGACTTGGAATGTGGCTTGTCCACCTAATCGTTCGTCGTTCACGGGGAACAGTGACTGTAACGACACCTGATGAATCTGGAACAACAATTACGATTAGTCTTCCACGAGACCCAGATACAGACGCCAGATTCTAA
- a CDS encoding S8 family serine peptidase has protein sequence MRISRGTLLALLFFCFIAIGIGFVTPAGGISENHTGTPHFLSNNVSEEHVDKNESLVIRFSSDEDTVTSTSDLKSQATNTQSDLIEEANRTPYLDVTRTFWIANAVLVEYDPEYVSKEGFENISGVDHTHPNFNVTSSTDQTDYYSADIDRSDHQNSRIPASNTNISRATMGSQQDVDFVTYGLDMIRAPQTWTAYNTAGEDAGVAVLDTGVDDDHEAIDVEGWAEFDRTGDSVQSDPTDPDGHGTHVAGTVTGDPVDRTAIGVAPDADLHGVRVLDEEGRGSFAQVLAGMEWAIERDDEIDIIQLSLGVTGYEEGFIEPVENARDAGQIVSAAIGNAGQGVSSSPGNIPQVVSTGAVTSWGAVPFFSSGEIVTTESAWGEAARDDWPTEYTTPDVAAPGVFVQSAEAGTTDALTSKSGTSMASPHTAGAAALAISAADGDVDNHLIQDAIVETAVHPGGPNAEDTLYGQGIIDSLETTNELLADASITGTVTIDGEPATDATVQSSIGGSTRSGEDGSYTLSVPDGEQTITADSFGWQPKSSEISIGPGETQEINFNLDESVADAEIVDGPAFRIDPGNQIELTLRATNIDSYTLDVQGKTIAGEPINESSLTPHFNGEEISFNESTDVDVGQHEEEELRITIDTDEDLISGVQLIHTFTGDNSETTLESPETTVQPETLHIPNDHDPDSLQDVIDFTARDTTIALDTDTTFEETITGTTALEIDKSITFRGDGGQANISISGIPDNRETVGILAEGLNTTISSISLEGSPDIGIKASELGVTVQNSHIEGPHTGTVMDDGHAITGTHYQSVNKAITVDRSVNHITDIEATAEETGIEINSEVGTVEDITISSNEQLKTGIEISGTTVEEFATVNITAAETGILADESMNLIIEESNLTDVQNGVKITESTNVDLDRLEIAADATSLTIADGTTGLNMQDSTISGGGILFEDVTKGDNQVQTEYVDRSLILTGSQMEFSSSTEPAPFPEYGSLDIFYETEQQSSSGQMSITVGYDREDVLGAKNATVQFYRFDPSTDSWTPISESSVDEVEQTISGTISESGTVGAFGEGVPYMAITDLVAPDEVGQGHTYTVYPTIENQGGSTYTDSVEFIFGDNPSPVADRRVTLDPGEQTILPLSYLIPSDLDDGQYDYSVNTVNESVTQTVSISSNLEPANISIDQVSVNEMNHETNDEVIVSITLRNSGGAQGGILLELTANNNPVTAKAALVDAQQSKTVELTHRFEHAGPYDLAVNGQSVDRIYIYEPSGVSVTETESVTRLIAVLLIIAILIGIIATVVHIQSGKENMSATNTSHRGK, from the coding sequence ATGCGTATCTCTCGGGGAACACTGCTTGCACTACTGTTCTTTTGTTTTATAGCGATAGGAATCGGATTTGTAACTCCTGCCGGTGGAATCAGTGAGAATCATACAGGTACTCCACACTTCCTTTCGAATAACGTATCGGAAGAGCATGTCGACAAGAATGAGTCATTAGTCATCCGATTCTCTTCTGACGAAGACACAGTCACATCGACCTCTGATCTGAAATCACAGGCCACTAATACTCAATCGGACCTCATTGAGGAAGCTAATCGAACACCATATCTTGACGTTACACGGACATTCTGGATCGCAAATGCAGTATTAGTTGAGTATGATCCAGAATATGTCTCCAAAGAAGGCTTCGAAAATATCTCAGGTGTTGATCACACACATCCTAACTTTAATGTCACAAGTTCAACAGATCAGACTGACTATTATTCTGCTGATATAGACCGGTCTGATCATCAAAATAGCCGAATTCCAGCCTCTAATACAAATATATCACGCGCCACCATGGGATCGCAACAGGATGTTGACTTTGTTACATATGGACTCGACATGATTCGAGCTCCACAGACGTGGACAGCATACAATACCGCTGGCGAAGATGCCGGCGTAGCTGTGCTTGATACTGGTGTCGATGACGATCATGAAGCAATTGATGTTGAGGGGTGGGCTGAATTTGATCGGACCGGTGACTCTGTACAATCAGACCCGACTGATCCAGATGGACATGGTACACATGTTGCTGGTACGGTGACGGGGGATCCGGTCGATAGAACAGCAATTGGAGTTGCTCCAGACGCTGACCTACACGGTGTTCGAGTACTGGATGAAGAGGGAAGAGGATCTTTTGCTCAGGTTTTGGCTGGGATGGAGTGGGCTATTGAACGGGATGATGAAATTGACATTATTCAACTTAGTCTCGGAGTGACTGGGTATGAAGAGGGATTCATTGAACCGGTAGAAAATGCCCGTGACGCTGGACAAATCGTATCTGCGGCAATCGGAAATGCTGGTCAAGGAGTATCCAGTTCTCCCGGAAATATACCTCAAGTAGTTTCAACTGGAGCTGTTACATCATGGGGTGCTGTGCCATTCTTCTCTAGCGGAGAAATTGTTACAACCGAGAGTGCGTGGGGAGAAGCTGCTCGCGACGATTGGCCGACCGAATATACTACGCCGGATGTCGCTGCTCCGGGCGTATTCGTGCAAAGCGCTGAAGCTGGTACGACAGATGCATTGACCTCAAAATCAGGGACAAGCATGGCTTCGCCGCATACTGCTGGCGCTGCTGCTTTAGCTATCAGCGCAGCAGATGGGGATGTTGACAATCACTTGATACAAGATGCCATAGTCGAAACAGCTGTTCATCCAGGCGGTCCTAATGCTGAAGATACTCTGTACGGACAAGGAATTATAGACAGTCTTGAAACCACAAATGAACTGCTTGCTGATGCATCGATTACTGGCACCGTGACGATTGACGGAGAGCCTGCAACTGATGCTACAGTGCAATCTAGTATTGGTGGCTCAACACGGTCTGGTGAAGATGGTTCATACACGCTTTCTGTCCCAGACGGGGAACAAACGATTACAGCGGATTCATTTGGATGGCAGCCGAAATCCTCAGAGATTTCTATTGGTCCCGGGGAGACACAGGAAATTAACTTTAATCTCGATGAATCAGTGGCTGATGCCGAAATCGTTGATGGCCCCGCTTTTCGCATTGACCCAGGTAACCAGATTGAATTAACTCTACGTGCAACAAATATTGATTCATATACACTAGACGTACAGGGTAAAACGATTGCGGGTGAACCAATAAATGAATCTTCTCTTACCCCACATTTTAATGGGGAAGAGATTTCATTCAATGAGTCGACAGATGTTGATGTCGGTCAGCATGAAGAAGAAGAATTGAGGATAACAATCGATACAGACGAGGATCTTATATCGGGTGTTCAACTAATACATACATTTACCGGAGATAATTCCGAGACGACACTTGAATCGCCTGAGACGACTGTCCAACCAGAGACACTTCACATCCCTAACGACCATGATCCGGACAGCTTACAGGATGTAATTGATTTCACTGCGCGTGATACAACAATCGCTCTGGACACTGATACAACGTTTGAGGAGACAATAACTGGTACAACCGCTCTTGAGATCGATAAATCAATTACCTTCCGAGGTGATGGTGGACAAGCTAACATTAGCATTTCAGGGATTCCCGATAACAGAGAGACAGTAGGTATCCTTGCTGAGGGACTGAATACAACGATTTCTTCAATTTCTCTTGAAGGATCCCCTGATATCGGAATCAAGGCCAGTGAACTTGGCGTCACAGTACAGAACTCGCATATCGAAGGGCCTCACACTGGAACTGTCATGGATGATGGCCATGCTATCACAGGTACACACTACCAGTCGGTTAACAAAGCTATCACTGTTGACCGTTCTGTTAATCATATCACAGATATCGAAGCTACGGCAGAAGAAACTGGTATTGAGATTAATAGTGAAGTTGGTACGGTAGAGGACATCACAATTAGCAGCAATGAGCAATTAAAAACAGGCATCGAGATTTCTGGGACCACTGTTGAAGAATTTGCAACTGTGAACATCACAGCAGCTGAGACTGGAATATTAGCCGATGAGAGTATGAATTTAATCATCGAAGAGAGCAATCTAACTGATGTACAGAACGGTGTAAAGATCACTGAAAGTACCAATGTAGATCTTGACCGGTTGGAAATTGCAGCGGATGCAACATCACTTACAATTGCTGATGGGACAACTGGACTCAATATGCAGGACAGTACTATCAGTGGCGGTGGAATTCTTTTTGAGGATGTCACAAAGGGAGATAACCAAGTTCAGACCGAGTACGTAGATCGGTCGTTAATCTTAACCGGGAGTCAGATGGAGTTCTCATCCTCTACAGAACCAGCCCCATTTCCAGAATATGGGTCGCTAGATATCTTTTACGAAACTGAACAACAGTCCTCTTCTGGACAGATGAGTATTACCGTTGGATATGACCGTGAAGATGTCCTTGGAGCAAAAAATGCTACCGTCCAGTTTTACAGATTTGATCCTTCCACCGATTCTTGGACGCCTATCTCAGAGTCGTCTGTTGATGAGGTAGAGCAGACTATCTCTGGAACAATCTCAGAAAGTGGAACTGTTGGCGCATTTGGTGAAGGTGTCCCGTATATGGCAATAACCGACCTTGTTGCTCCTGATGAAGTTGGTCAGGGCCATACATATACTGTTTATCCAACAATCGAAAATCAGGGTGGTTCAACATACACTGATTCTGTGGAGTTCATATTTGGCGATAATCCCTCTCCTGTAGCTGATAGAAGAGTGACGCTTGACCCAGGTGAACAGACGATCCTTCCACTCTCATACCTTATTCCATCTGATTTGGATGATGGTCAGTATGATTACAGCGTGAACACCGTAAACGAATCAGTCACCCAAACGGTGAGTATAAGCAGTAATCTTGAGCCAGCTAACATCAGCATAGATCAAGTCTCTGTCAATGAGATGAACCATGAGACAAATGACGAAGTTATCGTATCAATAACACTAAGGAATTCAGGTGGTGCACAGGGAGGAATCTTACTTGAGTTGACAGCCAATAACAACCCAGTTACAGCAAAAGCTGCCTTGGTGGATGCACAGCAATCTAAAACCGTTGAGTTGACCCATCGGTTCGAGCATGCTGGTCCATATGACCTCGCCGTTAATGGTCAATCAGTAGACCGAATCTACATTTATGAACCATCTGGTGTCTCAGTAACTGAAACAGAAAGTGTCACTCGACTAATTGCTGTTCTTCTTATCATTGCTATCCTTATTGGCATTATAGCTACGGTAGTCCATATCCAGTCTGGAAAAGAGAATATGTCTGCAACTAACACCAGTCATCGGGGTAAGTAA